The segment ATTTTGTTTCTGGCGGTTGCATTTGGTTTGGCAAATGCCCTACTGACCTTCGCAAAGCAGGAAGATATCGCCATTTATTTTATCGCCAATGCAGCAATCTATTTAATAGCGGCCCTGTTTTATATCCACATTAACCCCAAAGCAAAACCCGCCTTAAACAATTTAAGTGTGGTTATCTTTAGCGCATTCCTGACAATTGTGGCTTGGGAAGTTATTGACCTGTTTCGGTGATTGGGGGGATAAGGGAGAGAGCGAGGATAACACCGTAGAGATTCACGAATAGAAAATCAAGGACTAAGGCAAATACCAAAACTTATGTCGTAAAGATTGGTCTGCCCTACTGTTTGGTCGTCTCCGTCGGAATATTATCATAAGTATACCCCCCACACCCCCTAGAAAAGGATTTTTATCCGGACAGAATAGGCACTGGTTCTTTCGCACGTAGCATTCTGTATGTCTTTCGGGTTATAATTATTCGTCCCGTTATCACCATTGTTGTTCCAGTCATACTGGTTTGTTTGATTTAAAGGAGGTCTTTGCTTATGATTGTAAAGGGACTTTCCACCAAAGCCATACAAATATTCTCCATTCTGGTCCTGATGATACTTGTCGCCACACTACTGCCTGCCTGCAAAGACGATTTTACAATTTCATCAGGCTCGAAAACGACAACATCAGGAACAACGACATCCAAAGCCACATCAACAAAATCCACCGGCACTTTGGCCAATACTACCAGTAACATTGTATCAGGCAAACTGGGTGAAGAGCACTCCGTTACACTTAATAATGAAGTAACAGTTATAATTCCGGCAAACACTTTTTCGGCGGAGACAAAAATTGAAATTAATAGTGTTGAGCAGCCAACAGCGCATGAATTTGATGGATTTTTGCCAATAAATCAATATGAAATTACCTCCTCTTCCGGTGGCGAATTGGGCGGAGAGGTTGAAATAGAATTTGCTTATGACCCATCTTTGCTCAACGAAGAGCTTGAAATATCTCAACAACTGGCAGTAGCTTATTACGATGAAGAATACGGTGCATGGCAGGAGGTGGACTTTACAGTTGATGAAAGCAGGTCTGTTTTGGCAATAAAAACCTCCCACTTTAGCCTTTGGTCGCTATTTGGCTTCGATAGTAAATGGGTTACATCAACATTGCCAGGGTTTACTATCTATTTTAATAAAGATGTAGACGCCCCTCCAATCGGCTCAATTGTTTCAGGAGAACCAATTTATGAGTATGCCTCAATTGTCCGGACAGGTTTATTTGATGCCAGCAAGGCTTACAGAGAATTGGGGTTTAAAATGCCCGAACATACCAAGGTTTATATCGACAAATGGGGCTCAGATAAAGAAGCAGAATGGGGCTGGTTTTCTAAAAACATAGAAATCCCAATAACTTATATCGATGAACAAGAATTGCTTAAAACAGCAGCCCATGAACTTTTCCACGCTGTGCAAAACCAATATGTCACTTTTGCCACCATGGCTGCCAATCGTTGGTTTATGGAGGCAACTGCCGACTATGCCGCGGCTCATATTGCTACTTCTTACGGCTTATCTGATAAATTACCCTATAACTACCTCCGAACGGGGCTCGCAAGCAGCTCAACCTTTCATATGTATCAAAGCGCACATTTTATTAAGTTCCTGGTTGATAAAGGCTTCAGTTTTAAAGAACTTTTTGTAAGCGTCATGGAAGGCAGCGGAAACGCATTGGAAAACCTGAACAAATACCTGATTTCCAATGGCTCTTCACTTCCGGAAATGTATGAAAATTTTGCCTACGACGTTATATTCACAAATAGAATTAATACTCCTGCACCAGACCCCGATGTTTATAATGGCATTGCTTCACCTCGCTCGGAGTTTAACCTGATAGAATCAGGGAAGAATGAACTGATAAAGGTCAGCGGTGGTTATACTACGGCATTGTACGGTGTATTCCTTAAAGGAAACCCCAACTTGACCTATGATATTTCTGTAAGTGCAATTGAGCCGACTTCGGGCGTAAAGGTACTTTACGTTCTGGCAGAGGGCCCCGGTAAATTGGATGTCACTCAAGGCGGAGTCCTTTCGCACATACCTGAAGAAATAACAGTAAGTGGTGATAGTTATATTTATTTTTTGGTTACCAATATTGCCCCGTCTGATGGCTATGTGACAGTTGTAATTGGCAAGAAAATGGTTACTTCACATTCTAACGAACGCTCATCGGTTCTAGTTTATAATAAAGAATTTGAGATTGATGTCTCTCTTAGTATAAGCGCTAGTCAGCCTTTTAGTATTAGCGAGGCGGAGGGCATTACCGGTGAAATATTATATGTGTATATGTATTTTGAAGAAATTGATAAAAATATCGTGATAGACGCTGAAGTGCTCGTTGGCGATCCGATTCCTGTCCATGGCGAGCGGCCGGGTTACGAATATGCAATAAAGAAAAAGTATTGGGGATATGACGGCGAAATGGAAACAAGCACACAATTAATACTTTCTCCGGACAAGCCCAATGCATCTCTTGACTACGGTATAATTATAGGGCTTTTTGACAAAGAACTGGGAAAATTTACGACGCAAGAGCATGGAGCCACATTAGTTGTCATCAAAATTTCAACGGCAAGACAATAATTCGAACATATGAGGTTTTAGCATGCTTAGGTTAATTATGTAGCCTGAGCATGTTGTATTTTGCCAACTCCGGCGGTGACCCGGTATTGGTTTTTGGGGAACTGGAATCATCATTTTTCATCGAGATGTTGTCATTGGGCTTACAACTGCCGTTGGCATTTGGACAGAAACGAACAAGACATCCTCGCCACTAAACGCCTTGAACTCGAAAGTAGTCTTTCAGACAGAAAGGTTACGCTAGCTGATACCAAAATCGTCAAAAGTTACATTGAAGATCTACGAGCGCTTTTGGATTCCGGCGAGATGACCGAAAGAAGAGCTTTTATCGCAAGCTTTGTTAAAAGCGCAACAATTAAAAGAGAAGAAGCTCACATTGAATACACGATACCCATACCAAAAGGCGAGGTAAATATGAAAAATACGGTTCTCCCTACAGTACACTATGGTGGGCGGTAATGGATTTGAACCAATGACCTCTGCGATGTCAACGCAGCGCTCTAACCAACTGAGCTAACCGCCCCAATGTGAGGACAAATAATTTTACTAATTATAACCGATATGGCAAAAAAACTCACCTAGTCGTTACAGGTACCGTAATCCTTTTTGGGTATTACTGTTTTAGTAATTATGGCGGCGGTAACACATTTTACGGCATCGCCCGCCAGAAAAGGAATAACCCCCATTGTAAACAAAGGAATAATACCGAACGATGTACCGGTAACTGCCTTCAGCCATAAAGCAAGCCATATAATTCCGGGTACATAGATAAGAACAGCAGAAGCAAGCATCATTACACCGAGCATGCTAAGAAAATATCTGGATTTAATATATTTATCGGTTACGTAACCGATAAACAGAGCCGCTAAAATAAACCCAATCAGGTATCCGCCGGTAGCTCCCAGCCCGCTGGTCCAACCGGTAAACCAAGGCACACCTGCCACGCCCAAAACGGCATAGATTGCCATACTGGCACCGCCCCAGCGTCTGCCAAGCAAAACACCGGCAAGCAGCACGGCAAGTGTCTGTCCGGTAATAGGAACCGGGCTCCACTCTACGAACACCCTCACTTGAGCAAGCAAACCAGTCATTACCGCCATGGCAACAGCCATAACGAGCTTCATCGGAATGCTTAAATTATAGCGCCATTCAAAAATATTATATCTTGTTCTATCAATTGCTGATACTAATTGCATTTAAACCTCCAGAATTAAGGTTATACGCCGGGCTTCTTAACACCGACTAGGGATATCTCAATATTTTTCCCGCAGTTCGGACAATTCAATAACAATATTGCCGGCTGGCTCATAACCCTTTCGATTGCAGCTGACACCATGCTGTCGATATCATCAAGGCGGCGATCTATCATATCAAGACGACGCTCCAGCTTATCTATGCTTTCAGCCAGTTGTTTGGTATCGCTCTGGTTATCTTTAGCCAATTTATAACCTCAAATATTCGGTAAACTCGGTAAATAAAACAGGGTAATTATAAGTGACAAAGGCCAATATGTCAAAAAATT is part of the Dehalococcoidales bacterium genome and harbors:
- a CDS encoding biotin transporter BioY; translation: MQLVSAIDRTRYNIFEWRYNLSIPMKLVMAVAMAVMTGLLAQVRVFVEWSPVPITGQTLAVLLAGVLLGRRWGGASMAIYAVLGVAGVPWFTGWTSGLGATGGYLIGFILAALFIGYVTDKYIKSRYFLSMLGVMMLASAVLIYVPGIIWLALWLKAVTGTSFGIIPLFTMGVIPFLAGDAVKCVTAAIITKTVIPKKDYGTCND